GCAGGAAGGCGACCTTGTCCATGAGCATCTCGACCACGGCGTGGTCGGGTAGTGCGATGTGGAACCAGGGAATGAGCCGGTCACGATGGCTCGAGATCATCAGGACCGTCAGATCCGTGCACGGGATGAGCGCCGCCCGCCCGTCGAGCTGGGGCCCCAGGCGCAGGAGCGAATCGATGAGGTTCTCGCTGCCGAGATCGGCCTGGACGATCTGCCGGCACGCGCGGGTCCTCGACGCGTAGTGCCGCCGGTCGTTGGTCAGCCCGACGACCGGCACACCTCGCGCCGCCAGGATGCGTGCGGTCTGCAGACCGGTGATCGTGTCCAGACCGATGACGACGGCTGTCGGCCCGGTCACCTCGCGCGCCACCGTCCCCGTGACCGAACCGGAGATCAACCTCCGGACTCCTCGAGCGCGATCGTCTCCTTGGTCTTGACGAGCTCGAAGATGTGGTCGACCGCCGCGATGTGCGGATCGACCGCGGCAGCCTTGCGCTCGGACCGGAGGATGCCCAGCGTGTCCTCCATGGCCTGGACAGCTGCCCGCATCGGGTGGTTGGCGAGGATAACCATCTGGAAGCCCTTCTCGTGGAGCTCCTGGTCGGTGTAGTCGGGGAAGAGCGTCGGCACGGCCACCAGCGGGGTCTTGCCCAGACCTCCCCAGGTACCGAGGAACCCTTCGATCTCGCGCAGCGACTTGTCCTTCGAGTGGATCAGGATGGCATCGGCGCCGGCCTCGACGTAGGCGTCGGCCCGTTCGCATGCCGCCTCGATGCCATGACCGGCGATCAGCGCCTCCACACGGGCGACCAGGACGAACGAGTCGGTCTCCTGCGCCTGCTTGCCCGCCCGGATCCGGCGCGCCTGCTCATCGGCGGGGATGAGCTCTCGCCTGGAGTCCCCGGTGTAGAGGCTGTTCCTCTTGGGGAAGAGGTTGTCCTCGATGCAGATGCCGGCGATACCGCTCCGCTCGAACTCGACGACGGTGCGCACGACGTTGGTCAGGCCGCCGAATCCGTTGTCGCAGTCGGCTAGGACCGGCAGGTCGGTCGCGCCGTCGATACGGACGGCTGCCGCCAGAGTCTCCGTCATGGTCGTCAGGTTCAGGTCCGGCAGTGCATGGGTCATCGTGGCGACGCCGAAGCCGCTCACCCACACCGCGTCGAAGCCGTAGGCCTCGATGAGCTGGGAGCTCATGGCATCGTGTGCCCCCACCGCCACGTACGGCTTGTCGGCCGCGAGCCCGGCGCGCATCGCGGCGCGCTTCTTCTCAGCACGATTGAGTCGCATCAGATCCTTCTTCCGCTGGTGGTTGTTCCGGGTGATCGAGGTGCGGCCAGGGTCACGGGGCGGTCCCGGCCACGATCTCCTCCGGGTGCAGCTGCTGGTCGAGGCAGCCCTGCTCGTGCGCGCGGAGCAACTCGACGACCCGTTCGCCGATGAGCCGCTGGGAGTCCCATGCCATTGCGCCGATGTGCGGGCTGAGGACGACGTTGGGCAGAGCGGCGAGGGGGGACAGCACTCCCTCCCCTTCGCGCTCGTGTACGTCCAAGGCGGCCCCCAGAACCCGCCCACCCTCCCTGAGCTCGGTGAGCAGGGCCTGCTCGTCCACGACGCCGCCCCGAGCCACGTTGACCAGGAACGACCGCTCCTTCATGCGCGACAGGACGTCCGCGCCGATCATGTGGTGGGTGCGTTCGTCGAGCGGGACGTGCAGGCACAGGAAGTCGGACTCGGCGACCACCGTGTCGAAGTCGGTGAGGCTGATGCCCCGATCCGCCAGAGCAGCCTGCACCCCCGCATGTGGATTGTCGACACAGCCGATGGCGCGCATCCCCCACGCGGCCCCCATCTCGCCGACGCGGCTACCGATGCGACCCGCCCCGACGATGCCGATGGTCTTGCCGGCCAGGAGCGGCCCGCCCAGCTCGGCCTTCGGCCAGTGGCCCTCGCGGAGCAGGCGATCGGCCAAGGTGACCTTCCGGGCCAGGCTGAGCAGCAGCGCGAAGGTCAGCTCGGCAACCGGCTGTGCCGACGAACCGGGTACCCGCACGACCTGGACGCCGCGCTCGAAGGCGTAGGGAAGGTCGATGTTGTCCAGACCGGATCCGGCCCGCACCAGCAGGGCCAGGTTCGGGGCGGAGTCGAGGACCTGCGCCGAGATCGTGACGCCGCTGCGGAAGATCACCGCCTCGCGGTCGGCTACGAGCGTGGCTAGCTCTTCCTCGGACGCATTGAACGCCCGCACCACGTCGTGGTCACGCTCGAGCGCGTCAATCGCGGCTGGGTCGATCGAGCTGGCGAGGAGGATCTTCACGTGCGCCTCTTCTCGAAGAATTCGGTGATGACGGTTGCTACGTCCTTGGCGACGGCATCCAGCGGGCGGTCGGCGTCGACCACCTCGGAATGCGGAAGCATGTGAGCGAACTGCAGGTACTGCCCACGTCGGCGCTCCAGCCATTCCACGCTCGCTTCGTGCTTGCGGTCGAAGAGCACCTGACCGGGCGCATCGAGGCAGATCACGAGGTCCGGCTTCGGATAGACGTGCTTCAGAAGGAAGCCGTGGACGCGCGAGGTGGCTGATCGACGGCCTTCCGTTGCGATGTCGAAGTGGTAGTAGTCGGCGTAGAAGTGGCGGTCGAACACCACGATCGAGCCGCGCCTCCGGTGGTACTGGGCGACCGTCTGACGGAACCACTCCTCGGCCAGCCACATCAGCAGCCGGGCCCCCCGAGCGATGCCCTTGAGGACTCGCCGGACCGGGTTGCCGGTCGCCGGCGGGACCTGCTCCGAAGGAGCCACCATGTCAGGACGACGGCCACGGGCCTTCTTGACGGCGAGTGCCAGCCGGGTGGTGGGCAGCATCAGGCCGCTCGCCTCGAGATTGACGCCCATGTAGATGCGCTTCACCGGCGCCGGCATCGGTTCACGCTCGAGCAGCGCGGTGATGGTGCTCTTGCCTGCGCCGTCCGGGCCGATGATCGCAACGCTGATCATGCAAGGACCCGAGCGGCAGCCGTGCCGGCCGCGCGGCCCATGCAGGCGTATCCAGCGAGCTGCATGCTCAGCGTCCCCTTCGGCATTGCGGGGGTGACCTCGGCTCTCGATCCCCGTCGGCGTTCACACGTGTACGTCGGTCACAGACCGTTCCGCTTCCCTCGGTCGCTGATATGGCTTCCCGGCAATTGCTCTCACCGGGGTCCGGCTCGAACGACAGAGCACTGACCGGTCCAATGTCCGACACGGTCAGTGTCCGGGGGACAGTAGGCGTTACCGACCGCAACCGTCCAGACGAATGATCACCGGACCGGGCGCCCGTCGAACCAGGCGTGCCCCCGGGACGGAGGCGCAGCCCCCGGACGGTGGTCCGCGGACCCCCGCGACCGTGTCCGCCGTGGGAATGATTCGTCCCCGCCGCCGGCCTGAGCGCGGAAGGATCTGTCGTGGTCGAGACGGAGCGATCCGTCGTGCCCGAGGACATGGCCTGCCACGGCATCACACGAAGCGCTAACGTCGCGGCTCCGTGCGACACGGGAACGGGCTGGCCTCATGAAGGAGACGAGCGGCTTTGGGTAGCGGCCGGATGGGAACCGCGTGATCGTCAGCGCCATGCCCGTCGTCGATCGCCCCCTCGGTGCCCGGCGGGACACTCCTGCCGACGACGGGGTGATGAACGGGCACGGCGTGCGGCGGATCGGGGCCCCGGAGCCGCTCACCGGCGGGTGCGCCCTGCCCTGCTGCACCGGGGTGGCCGTCCGATGAGCGGGTCTCGTCGCCTGCCGGCCGACCAGGGTCCTCGCCCGGACGACGGCCCGCCTCCCATGGCGGCGGCGCCCGACGACGCGCCCGGCGTAGCCGGAGGCGTCGCCGACACCGGCGAGATGCGCCGCACCCAGGTCCGGGGATCGACGCTCCTCGTGGTGGGTCGCATCCTCGCCCTGCTTCTCACCACGACGACGCAGATCGTGCTGGTGCGTGCGCTGACGATGAGCGACTTCGGCGCCTTCGGCTACGCGCTGGCGATCGCCTCGGCCGGACGGCTGCTGCTCTCCCTCGGTCAGGGCAAGCTGCTCAGCCGGTTCACCGCCAAGTACGAGGAGGAGCGCGACTACGATCGGATGTTCGGCAGCATGATCCTCGCCGCGGGGACGATCCTGCTGACCAGCACGGTCTCGCTCGTCGCCCTCTTCATGCTGGCCGACGCCCTGGTCGGTTCGGCGGTGAGCGACCCGGCGACCGTGAAGGTCGTGCTCATCCTGGTCTTCCTGGCTCCGCTGGAGGCATTCGACCAGGTCTTCGTCTCACTCTTCGCGGCCTTCAGCAAGCCCCGCGCGATCTTCTTCCGCAAGTACCTGCTCACGCCGTCCCTGCGGCTCGCGGTCGTGCTGATCCTCGCCCTGACCGGCTCGTCCGTGACCTTCCTCGCCATCGGCTACGTGGCCGCGGGCGTCGTGGGACTGGCCCTGAACGTGACGCTGTTCGCCCAGGTACTGCGCGAACGCGACCTCCTCCGGCACCTGCGACTCCGCCGAGTCGTCCTGCCGTACCGGGCGGTCTTCTCGTTCTCCCTGCCGTTGATCACCGGCGAGCTGCTCACCCTGTCGCTGACCGTCGGCGGCGTCTTCATCCTCGCCTACTACCACTCGGCCGCCGAGGTGGCCGGCTACCGCGCAGTCTTCAACCCGGCCCGCCTGAACACTGCGGTCCTCCATGCCTTCGTCCCGATGTTCCTGCCGCTCGCCGCTCGGTTGTTCGCGCGGTCGGACATCGACGGTCTCCGCCGGACCTACTGGCAGACCGGCGCCTTCGTCGCAGTCCTGACGTTCCCGGTGTTCGGGCTGACCGGGCCCATGGCGGAGGACACCACCGTCCTGTTGTTCGGAGAGGCCTACGCCGATTCCGGGCTCGTCCTCGCGCTGCTGTCCGCGGGCTACTACTTCAGCGTCGTGCTGGGCTTCAACACCTATGCCCTCCAGATCTGCGGGCGCATCCGGTTCCTCGTCGGCGTCAACACCGTCACGGCGGTGTTCAACGTTGCTCTCAGCCTGCTGCTCGTCCAGCGATACGCGGCGGTCGGCATAGCCATCGCGAACCTGAGCGCCCTCGTCCTGCAGAACGTGGTCAACCAGTGGGCGCTGCGACGCGCCCTGGGCACCTCGTTCATCGACCGCCGTTGCGCACTCTGCTACCTGGTGATTCTGTGCTCTGCCGCCGCGCTGTGGGCGTTCCAGGTGCTGGTCGACCCAGGACTGGTCCTGGGGCTGGCGTCCGTGGCCGTCGCCTCCGTCGTCGTACTCGTCGTCAGCCGCCGGGCGATCGAGCTGGGCGACACGTTTCCCGAGCTCCGCCGCGTACCGGTCCTACGGCTGCTCGTCCCATGATCTGCACGAATCCGCCATCTGCGAAGGAAGAGATGCTCCCGTGACGCTGTCGAAGAACGCCGGCCGGGCACGTCCCGGGCCGGGCGAAGCCGTGTCCGACGCACAGGAGGCGACGGAGGACCTGGTCAGCGTCATCATCCCGGCTCGTAACGAGGAGCGCTCCATCGGGGCGACGCTCGATGCCCTCCGGGGTCAGGACTACCGCAACCTGCAGATCATCGTCGCCGACGGCGGGTCGACCGACGGCACGGTGGCGGTCGTGCAGAGGCATATGGCTGAGGACCCGCGGGTCGAGCTGGTGCACAACCCGCGGCAGATCACCCCCGTCGCCCTGAACGTCGCGACCGCGCAGGCGCGCGGACCGTGGCTGGTGCGGATGGACGCCCACTCGATGGTCGATGCCGGGTACGTGGGCGGGGCGGTGGCCCGGTTGCGCGAGGGACGCTGGGGTGGGGTCGGTGGCCGCAAGGACGGCGGCGCCGCCACCCCGCCCGGTCGGGCCATCGCCGCGGCCCTCGGCAGCCGGTTCGGGGTCGGTGGGTCGGTCTACCACCACGGCATCAGGGAGCAGGAGGTCGACCACATCCCGTTCGGTGCCTATCCCACCGAGCTGGTGCGCCGGCTCGGCGGTTGGGACGAGCGCCTCATGACCAACCAGGACTTCGAGTTCGACTATCGGCTGCGCCGGAGCGGCGCCCGGCTGCTCTTCGATCCGCGGCTGCGGATCGCCTGGCAGAGCAAGGAGTCGGTGCGCGACTTCTATCGCCAGTACCGCCGCTACGGACGCGGCAAGGTGGACGTCGCACTGCTGCACCCCCGGTCGCTGCAACCACGACACCTCGGGCCGCCGCTCCTCATCGCATACCTCGTCGCGTCCGCTGCGGTCGGGGTGCGCAGGCCGGGTCGGGCCGCGGCCATGGTGGCCCCGTACGCCGTCGCTCTGACCGCCGCCTCGGTGACCACTGCCCGCACGCTGGAGGACCCTCGAGCACGGCCGTTCGTGCCGGCCGCGTTCCTCGCGATGCACATCGGCTGGGGTATCGGCGTCTGGTCCCGCGCGGTGGAGCTGCTTACCCGCAGGACGACGCGGTGAGGGCCGTGCCGGCTGCCGAAGAAGCCGTGGACGACGTGATCGCACCTCACGTGGACTTCGACCTGCATGGCATCGTCGGGCTGCGCTTGCTCGACCCACGGGCGCAGGACGTCGACACGATCACCCGCCAGATCGGACCCCTGACCGCCCCGTTGACCGGGGACCCCGACATCACGGTCAGACTCGTGGACCGCCTTCCGGATCCGGGTCGCCTCACCTACGCCGGCTGGCCGGATTCGGCCGCCGCAGGCGACGACTTCTTCGTGCTCCGAGGACGGGACGGGGTCGCCGCGCGCACCCTGCTGCCGGTGGATGCCGTAGGCGGACGCTGCGACATCGTGTGCGAGCGGCGGGCCGGTGCCGTGCCGCACCTGCTCGCCGTCATCAACCTGACCGCCCTGGCCAAGGGGGTCCTGCCCTTGCACGCCTCCGCGTTCACCTATAGGGGAGCCGGCGTGCTCGCCACGGGCTGGGCGAAGGGCGGGAAGACGGAGACGTTGCTTGCATTCGCCGCGCGAGGCGCCCACTACGTCGGTGACGAATGGGTCTATCTGACCCCGGACGGGAACATGTACGGCGTCCCGGAGCCGATCAGGCTCTGGCACTGGCACGTGGCGCAGCTGCCTGCTCTGCGTGCCACGCTCCCCTGGAGCACCAGGGCCCGGCTCGGCGCGCTGCCATCCATCGCGTCGTCGACGACAGCTCTGGCCGGCGCCCTCGCCGGACTACCCGCCTCGGTGCTGCGGCGGACCGCACCGGTGCTGCGTCGTCAGGCGTACGTCCAGGTTCCACCGGCCCGCCTCTTCGGTGCGGACGCCATCGCCTTGCGCGGGCGCCTCGATCACATCGTGCTCGTCGTCAGCCACGACCGGGACGACGTCAGCATCGAACCGGTTCCCGGCACCCAGGTCGCCGCCCGCATGCTGGCCTCACTCGAGGACGAACGCAGCCCTTTCCTCCAGCTCTACCGCCAGTTCCGGTTCCTGTTCCCGGATCGCCGGGCCGCCGTCGTGGAAGAGGCGCCCGCGATCGAGCGCCGGCTGCTCGAGCAGACCCTCTCCGACCGGCCGGCGCATCTGCTGCGCCATCCGTATCCCGTGCATATCGAGTCGCTGGTCGAACCCGTCGAGCAGATGCTGCGGGCCGCGCGGTGAGCCCGGCGTGTTCCATGCGCGGGTCAACTCGTGGTGCCGGCGTTCCGGGCGTGATTAGCTGCGAAGACCATTCGACGAGCTGCAGGGGCAGGGCCATGACAGCGATGGGCAGGAGTCGATGAGGGCGGCCGGTACCGACGCCGTCGGCGCGTTGCGCTGGGGCCTGCGCCGCTACCGCTGGCTGGTCCTCGCTTGCCTCGTTCTCGGGGCGGTCGTGGCGCCGCGCGCGGAGGCGCGCTTCGAGACCCCCGTCGAGGCGGAGTCCCTGGTCATCGCGCAAGTTCTCGACATGGACCTCGTCGCGCTCCCCCGGTACGGCGAGGCGGTCTTCGACAACGGGGCGGTCGCCGAAGCTGTCGCAGCGCGGTTTCCCGACATCGACGAGTTCGATGACATCGTCCCGAACCGGATCTCCTTGGTCGCCGAGCAGGACTCCATCGTCTTCCGGGTCGTCGGTCGCGACGTCGACCCGCAGATCGCAGCCGATCTGGCCAACACCGCCACCGAGGCCTTCCTCCCGGCGCTCAACGCCACGGGAGTCGGTGCGGGCCTCTTCGCCTTGCAGAGCCCGGCGACGCCGCCCGCCGTCGAGGAGGACAGGCTCGGCAGCCTGATCGCCATTCCGATCGGACTGGTCGCCGGACTCTTCCTCGCCCTCACGCTGGTGTCCTTGTTCCTCATCGTCCGCCGGCCGATCATCGCGGCGGAGGATGCCGAGGAGGCAACTGGGGTTCCGGTTCTCGGCACGGTGAAGGTGCCCCGGACGCGGCGCGGGGTGTACGCGCCGCCCGAGGAGTTCCCCGGCCTGGTCCCGGTGTGCCGCCGCCTGCTCCACCTATCCACGTCAACGCTGGTACTGGTCAGTCAGCGCCGTGACAGAAGGGCTCGCGCGCAGCTCACGGCAGCGCTGGCGAAAGTTCTCGTGCGCGTCCGTGACGTCCGTCTGATCGGCCCCACGGTGCCGGAGCTGAACGGCGTTCGCTCCATCGGCACGTTCGAGCTCGAGGAGATGGTCGCAGAGCTGGAGGTCGCTGCCGGCGCACCCCCTAGCGATTCGAACGGGGCCCGCGGGACCGGCCGAGCGCGCATCACCATCGTCGACAGCAGCGAGCCACTGGATCTCGTCCAGCCACCGCGACTGACCGCGACCGTCCTCGTCTTCCGAGAGGGCATCCGCAGCGCTGCCCTGCAGGCCGCAGTCGTGGAGCACCTGGGCGGCAGCGCGGAGGCCCGGCTACTGCTCGTCAAGAAGGGCCGCTGGTCGCGGGCCAGGCCGAAGCCCCACGTCGAGGTGACCGAGGACGTGGACCCCCGGGAAGCCGCAATGCTGGCCGACAAGAGCTGAGGGGCTCCTGAACCGCTGCCCGGCGCATGTCCCGGCCGGACCCGGCGGGGCAGCAACGGCGGTCACCGTCCGACGTGACTACGTCGTCCGAGCGGAGTCCGACTCGATCAGCTCGAGCAGCCGTCGTGACTCCCGGCGCAGGAACCCGGACGCCCACTCGACCGAAGCCGCGCGCAGGCGCCCCCGCCATCCGGCAGGTGCGCTATCGACCGCCGCCGACCACTTGTCCAGGGTGATGAGCAGCTGATGGCAGCGGAGCTCCGGCAGCCACAGCCGATCCTCGGCACGGTAGCCCTCGATGACCGCCCGCTCCCGGCGGTCGAGTCCGCCTCGGCTGTACGCCGCCCCGCGGGTGTGCAACTGAGCACCGAGTAGGCGGATCGCCACGAGGAGGCGGCTGAGGTCCTCATGTCGCGGCACCACCCACCGTGGCATGGGGTCGAAGACAGTCAGGCGGCCCGCTCGGTCCAGGAACATGTTGCGTGGGGCGTAGTCGCCGTGACCGACGGCCGAGGGCAGCCGTTCCGGCAGCAACTGCTCGGCCAGAGCTGCCCCTCTGCGCGCCACGTCGCCGAGAGCGCGTCGACCGAGTCGGGTCGTGAGGAACTCGTCGTAGGCCAGGAACTGGTGGACGACGTCGTGTCGGGTCGGCTGCCGGGCAGGGAGCTCCTGACGAGGCATCTCCCGCTGGAACCGGTGCAGCCAGGCTCCCGCCTTCCACCAGGCCTCCTCCGTGCTGCGGTGGCGGGACAGCACATGCTGCGGCGAGAGCCGGCTCTCCGCGAGAAGACGGTCCCGCAGCGTCGGGGCGTCGACGTACTCCATGAGGATGGTGTCCTCATGGACCAGATGGTGCAGCGGACGGACGACGCTGAATCCGGGATCGGCGCCGCCGAACATGGTCTCGATGGCCCTGAGTCCGGCGTACTCGAGGGCGGTC
The DNA window shown above is from Blastococcus colisei and carries:
- a CDS encoding isocitrate lyase/phosphoenolpyruvate mutase family protein — its product is MRLNRAEKKRAAMRAGLAADKPYVAVGAHDAMSSQLIEAYGFDAVWVSGFGVATMTHALPDLNLTTMTETLAAAVRIDGATDLPVLADCDNGFGGLTNVVRTVVEFERSGIAGICIEDNLFPKRNSLYTGDSRRELIPADEQARRIRAGKQAQETDSFVLVARVEALIAGHGIEAACERADAYVEAGADAILIHSKDKSLREIEGFLGTWGGLGKTPLVAVPTLFPDYTDQELHEKGFQMVILANHPMRAAVQAMEDTLGILRSERKAAAVDPHIAAVDHIFELVKTKETIALEESGG
- a CDS encoding NAD(P)-dependent oxidoreductase; this encodes MKILLASSIDPAAIDALERDHDVVRAFNASEEELATLVADREAVIFRSGVTISAQVLDSAPNLALLVRAGSGLDNIDLPYAFERGVQVVRVPGSSAQPVAELTFALLLSLARKVTLADRLLREGHWPKAELGGPLLAGKTIGIVGAGRIGSRVGEMGAAWGMRAIGCVDNPHAGVQAALADRGISLTDFDTVVAESDFLCLHVPLDERTHHMIGADVLSRMKERSFLVNVARGGVVDEQALLTELREGGRVLGAALDVHEREGEGVLSPLAALPNVVLSPHIGAMAWDSQRLIGERVVELLRAHEQGCLDQQLHPEEIVAGTAP
- a CDS encoding oligosaccharide flippase family protein; its protein translation is MSGSRRLPADQGPRPDDGPPPMAAAPDDAPGVAGGVADTGEMRRTQVRGSTLLVVGRILALLLTTTTQIVLVRALTMSDFGAFGYALAIASAGRLLLSLGQGKLLSRFTAKYEEERDYDRMFGSMILAAGTILLTSTVSLVALFMLADALVGSAVSDPATVKVVLILVFLAPLEAFDQVFVSLFAAFSKPRAIFFRKYLLTPSLRLAVVLILALTGSSVTFLAIGYVAAGVVGLALNVTLFAQVLRERDLLRHLRLRRVVLPYRAVFSFSLPLITGELLTLSLTVGGVFILAYYHSAAEVAGYRAVFNPARLNTAVLHAFVPMFLPLAARLFARSDIDGLRRTYWQTGAFVAVLTFPVFGLTGPMAEDTTVLLFGEAYADSGLVLALLSAGYYFSVVLGFNTYALQICGRIRFLVGVNTVTAVFNVALSLLLVQRYAAVGIAIANLSALVLQNVVNQWALRRALGTSFIDRRCALCYLVILCSAAALWAFQVLVDPGLVLGLASVAVASVVVLVVSRRAIELGDTFPELRRVPVLRLLVP
- a CDS encoding glycosyltransferase family 2 protein, with translation MTLSKNAGRARPGPGEAVSDAQEATEDLVSVIIPARNEERSIGATLDALRGQDYRNLQIIVADGGSTDGTVAVVQRHMAEDPRVELVHNPRQITPVALNVATAQARGPWLVRMDAHSMVDAGYVGGAVARLREGRWGGVGGRKDGGAATPPGRAIAAALGSRFGVGGSVYHHGIREQEVDHIPFGAYPTELVRRLGGWDERLMTNQDFEFDYRLRRSGARLLFDPRLRIAWQSKESVRDFYRQYRRYGRGKVDVALLHPRSLQPRHLGPPLLIAYLVASAAVGVRRPGRAAAMVAPYAVALTAASVTTARTLEDPRARPFVPAAFLAMHIGWGIGVWSRAVELLTRRTTR
- a CDS encoding phosphotransferase, producing MRLQRLVQRPRAVLYGVYLDDGSQLPRVLAKVRRGWPGDDGAERGGTRPRLASGSLPPSESTALEYAGLRAIETMFGGADPGFSVVRPLHHLVHEDTILMEYVDAPTLRDRLLAESRLSPQHVLSRHRSTEEAWWKAGAWLHRFQREMPRQELPARQPTRHDVVHQFLAYDEFLTTRLGRRALGDVARRGAALAEQLLPERLPSAVGHGDYAPRNMFLDRAGRLTVFDPMPRWVVPRHEDLSRLLVAIRLLGAQLHTRGAAYSRGGLDRRERAVIEGYRAEDRLWLPELRCHQLLITLDKWSAAVDSAPAGWRGRLRAASVEWASGFLRRESRRLLELIESDSARTT